The genomic stretch GCCACATCGGCGGACAGGTAGTCCACGATCCAGTTGGCGCCGCCGTTGTTGTCCCAGTTGCTGCCGTCCGTGAAGACGAAGGCGATCTGCTGCATGGGCTCGACGGAGGGCAGGGCCACCTGGAAGAGACCGGCGCCCTGGGCCGGCATGGGGGATTGCAGGGCGAAACCGTCGGGGGTGGTGGACCCCGCCGGCCAATTGACGGCGGGGGGCAGGCTCCAGTTGCCCGTGTCCGGGTCGCGCAGGCCCCAGTGCAACCTCACCTGGGCGGCCCCGTCGGGCAGGGCTCCGGCCACGGCATCGTAGGTGATGGTCAGGGTCTGGCCGATCAGGGGGGCGGCCGGGTCCAGCACCACGACCTGGCCCAGCGCCAGGGGGGCGGCGGCCAGGTGCAGCAGAAGAGTCAATGACTTCATGATGGATCCTATCGACTTGGGGTCGAAAGGTAGGAATGTGGCCCCGGGCTCCGGGCGGTTCAGGGGGCGCTTCCGCTCCGCAAGGGGGCTGGTGGGTCCACTCATCCTCGGCCGCCCTCTGCCGGCGGCGGAGGGGGGTCGACATGACCTGCTGATCGCATGCCCTGTCAGGGTCACGCCGGGCCGGTCGGCCAGGTTCTCAAGGACGGCTGGGGCGACCGGCAGCGATCCTTAGAGCGAGCAGCCGCAGGTGGCGGTGAAGCCCAGCTGTTCGAAGGCCTCGCGCGGGATGGAGGGACCGCGCCTTGTGCAGTGCCGGTTGAAGGCCTCCACCGTGAGGGCCGCCACATCCAGGGCGCTGCGGCTCTCGATCATGGGCCGGGGCAGGGTCCAGGCCAGGTCCCCGTCCTTGAAGAGCGCCAGACAGGGGCTGGAGGGCGGCAGCGGTCCCAGGTAGTCCCGCACGCGCTTGACCGCCAGCTTCTCCATGCCGGCGAAGGCGGCGACCAGCTGGTCGGGGATGAGCTCGTTCTGCAGGGCCAGGGCCACGCCGGGCCGGGCGTTGCCGGCCGCGCAGCCGCACACGCTGTTGATCATCACCAGCACGGTTCCTTCCCGGGCACCAAGGGCCGCATCCACATCCGGCTCGTGCAGCAGTTCGCGGAAACCGACGGCCAGCAGTTCCTCCCGCATGGGCTGCACGGCCACCGGATCGTAGTTGGGCATGTCGGACCAGGTCATGTCGACTCCTTTAAGGACTTTTTTGGTTCTGTTTTATGGTAAAATAAAAAGACCTGTTGCCAAGGACAAGCCTTAAGTCACATCGACCTGCGCGGGTGGTCTGCCCCGCCCGTCGCCTGGTCCGCCGCATCCCCCCAGGTCAGGCATGCGAGGTGGGATGGGTAGGACTGTCAGTAGCGGAACTCCAGGGAGACGCGATGGCTCGGCCCCAGCGCATGGCTGCCGTAGGCGTAGTTGACCAGCGCGTGGCGCAGGCGCAGGCCCGCCCCCATGCTGAAGGCGGCCTCGCCGAAGTCGGGGGAGGCCACGCCGCCCCTCAGAAAGAGCAGTTGGCGCAGATCCAGCTCGGTGCCCAGGTGCCAGGTGCCGTCGTAGAGGTCGTCATACTCCATCGCCACCCGCCAGCCCAGGTGCAGGCGGCGCAGCTCGTCCTGCCAGGACAGGCCAACCCGCGTGGCCGCCGGCAGGGGGTCGGCCTGACCGGAGGGCGTGTCCCAGGCCAGGTCCTGGGAGACCAGATTGTGGCGGACGATGGCCAGCACCAGTTCGCGGCGGCCGGCGGCGGCGGCCTTGACCGGCTCCGCCATCATGAGCTTGACGCCCACATCCACGCCGCTGCCCGAGGCGCTGGCCGCGTCCAGGCTCTCGCGGATCATGCGCAGGGAGCTGCCCACGGCCAGGCGGGCGGGCACCCGGTTGCGCACCAGGCCGCGTCCCATCAGGATGTCGAACCAGAACTCGCGGGAAAGCCCCACGGTCACGGCGGTGGATCGGCTGTCGAAGGAGCCGTCGGCCACGCCGGTGGAGCGGTCGTCGGGATTGCTCAGATCCCGCCCCTGGGCCAGGGCGGCGTAGCGTGGAATGTCCGTCACCAGGTTGGCCTGGGCGCCGGCGCAAAGGGCCCAGCGTTCGCGGACCCGCCACTGCAGCGCCGCGCTTTGGTAGGTGGAGAGGCCATCGAAGAGGCTGACCCCTTCGGCGTAGAGCTTGAGCGGCTGCCCGTCGAGGACGAGGGCCGGGTTCCAGAAGAAGCTGGTGGCGCCCGATTTGCTGGTGGACCAGGCGCCCGCCATGCCGGCGGCGTCGGCCCCCGTTCCCAGGTGGACGAAATCCGCCGCGTACTCGCCGCCCCGCGCCACGGCCGCCATGGCCATGAGCAGGGCCGCCGCCAGCAGGTGGCGCGGCGGGGCAGGGTGGGCGCTCATTTCAGCCTCGCCAGTTTGAAGGTCTCGTCGATGGATCCATTGCCGCCGGCCACCACCCGCACGAAGTAGACGCCGTTGGCCACCTCCCGGCCTTCCTGGTCGCGCCCGTCCCACACCAGCTCGTCGTATCCCAGGCGCGGCGTGGGGACGGACAGGCGCCGCACCAGGCGCCCGGAGGCCGTGTAGATCTCGAAGCGCAGGCTGCGCGGCAGGTTGCTCAGCTGCCAGGCGAGCACCGTCTCGTTCTGGAAGGGGTTGGGGTGGTTGGCGAAGAAATCCAGGGACAGGTCGGTGGCCACGCGGAAAGCCGTCTCCAGGTCGGCCCCGTTGCCCAGGGCGTCATGGACCTGCAGGCTCAGCTCATGCTGGCTGCCCGGCTCCAGGCGGCCCGGGCTCCATTGCACGTGGAGACCGGTCGTTCCCTCGCCCACCTGCAACTGCTCGGCGGGGACCGCTTGCCCGTTCAGGCGGATGAGCGGGGCGGCGCGCCCCTCGCCCAGGTCGATCCCGTCCGGATCGGACAAGTAGAACTGGAAGACCGGCTCGCGGGCCACCATGTCGCCGCTGGCGAACCATTGCCCGGCCACCTGCACGGCCAGGGCGGGACCGGTCTGGTCACGCAGGGCCACCGGCGCCAACCAGCCAGGTTGCAGGGCCAGTTGGCTCTGGATATCCCATCCATTCGCGCTGCTGTCCACCGTGCCG from bacterium encodes the following:
- a CDS encoding BrxA/BrxB family bacilliredoxin, translating into MTWSDMPNYDPVAVQPMREELLAVGFRELLHEPDVDAALGAREGTVLVMINSVCGCAAGNARPGVALALQNELIPDQLVAAFAGMEKLAVKRVRDYLGPLPPSSPCLALFKDGDLAWTLPRPMIESRSALDVAALTVEAFNRHCTRRGPSIPREAFEQLGFTATCGCSL